A window of Halobacillus naozhouensis genomic DNA:
CTTTACATCGAATCTCTTACTTTTTGTACACGATGCGGGATATTTTTAAGCCTGAAGAAATGCTGATTCTTGCCCCGAACCGTTTGTTTATTCAGTACATATCCGAGGTGCTTCCAGAACTAGGGGTGAATAAAGCCAAACAAACGACGTTCTCTGATTTTGTTCAAGAAGTGATTGAAGTAGATTGGCCTGTCGTCAGTCAGCATGATGTACTGATGGATACTATTGAAAAAACAGAAGATGGGGGCGCTCCTCATTTACTGGCAGCTGGTTTCAAAGGGTCAAAAGCCTTTAAGCAGCTGCTGGATCGATATATACAAATTGTAAAACAAACCTATATCGTTGAGGAAGATTTCATGCTTGGAGAATTTAAAATTAAAAGTGGAGCAAGTATTAAACGGCTATTTCTTAAGGACTTTCAACTTTTCCCCTATGAGGTACGGGTGGAAAAAATAAAACGTGTGCTGCAAAGTGAACTGCGACGCAAAAAGAAAATGATCCTTGAGAAAATGGCTTCTAAGTATGATGATGAGCTGGACAAAGCCTTGTTTGGTATGAAGGATAAAGCGAAACGGAAAAAGAGAGTCAGCTTTCTGATTACGAGGAAAGAAGAAAGGTTAAAAGATCTAAAGAAACAAGCGCGTACAGCTGTCTCCCGCTATATGAAGCAGTTTCCAAAGCATAAGCTGACAGCCCTTTATCAAGCGATGTTTGAGGAAAAGACGTTTCGCTCTTTGATAGAAGAAGACTCAGAGCAAATGGAGTACTTGCGCTCGATGACTAGACGCTATTTGCAAACGAAGCGGCTCCATTCAGAAGATTTGGCCCCACTGCTATACATGTACACTTTTCTAAAGGGATTACATGCGGACGATCAAATGAAAAAAGTTGTTATTGATGAGGCCCAGGATTATAGTTTTCTAGAGTTTTATAGTTTGAAAAAGGCCTTCCAAACGGACCTGTTTACGATTGTCGGCGATCTTGCACAGGGAATCTATCGCTATAGAGGGTTGCGAAGCTGGGATTCTCTCAACGAAGTATTTAAACAACCGAATTATTTAACCTTGCAGAAAACGTATCGAACGACAATAGAAATCATGGATTTAGCGAACAGGCTGCTTACCTTGATGCCCGAGGACCTGCCTACAGCTGAACCTGTGGTGAGACATGGTCCGCTCCCGACTTTTATTAAGAAGAAACCAGGGTGGCAGCAGACTTTTTTCAACATTGTTAACCAGTTGAGTGACGAAGGAATGAAGAGTTTCGCGATCGTAACGAAAACGATGAAAGAGAGTGCTGAGGCCCATTGCATTTCGGAAATCCGTTCTTTAGATTTTAAACCATTGAATGAAGAAACGGAGATGGGCGAGCGGATGATTCTGCCTGCTTACCTTGCTAAAGGGTTGGAGTTTGATGTCGTCTTTCTGTATAGTGAGAACCAGCCCTTTACAAGAAATGAATTGGACATCAAAGTATTATATGTAGCTATGACGAGGCCGCTTCACCGGTTATATATGATCGGCAAAGGCCCTGAAGATTTTTTATTAAATCATTTAGATCAGCCATGTTACCAGGAGCATACTTTATTCACTTAAAGTTTGAAATTATTCTATCGAGGGTAGGAAAAAGCAAAGGAGTGCATGAGAAAAATGAGTCTAACAGATACAACCGGATTAAATAATGGCGTCAGCATGCCCTGGGTAGGCCTCGGCGTGTACAAAATGGAAAGTGGGGATGAAGTTGTCCATGCTGTTCGTTCAGCCCTGGACCTTGGGTACCGTCATTTGGATACAGCATCCTTCTATGATAATGAAGAAGGGGTAGGCCAGGCAATTAAGGAAAGTGATCTCCCTCGTGAAGAACTTTTTATCACCACAAAGGTCTGGAATGATGAACAAGGTTATGAGGAGACACTAGAGGCATTTGATCGCAGCCTGCGTAAATTGGGACTTGATTACTTGGATCTATATCTCATTCACTGGCCGATTGAAGGTATGTATAAAGCTACATGGAAAGCGTTAGAGCAGCTTTACAAACAAGGCAAAGTGAAGGCCATTGGTGTGAGCAACTTTATGACACATCATTTGGATGATTTGTTAAAAGATGCTGAGGTGAAGCCGATGGTTAACCAGATTGAATTTCATCCTGAACTGTATCAAGAAGAGATCGTTGACTACTGTAAACAACGTGATATCCAAGTAGAAGCGTGGTCACCGATTGGTCGGGGGACATACTTAGATAACCCTATTTTACAGGATCTGGCACAAAAATATAAAAAAACATCAGCGCAAATTATCTTGAGATGGGATTTGCAGCATGGAATTGTGACGATACCAAAATCTACTCGCAAAGTGCGTCAACAGGAGAATGCTGACCTGTTTGATTTTGAATTGACTGCAGATGAAATGGGTAAAATCAATTCCTTAAACAAGAACAATCGTCTAGGCCCGCACCCTGATGAAATGGGTAAATAATATCTTGATAACCTCACTCTTTTACTAGAAGTGGGGTTGTTTATTTTTGTGATTTAGAATTAAATGATAGTAGCTGGTACAGTGCCATTTTGATTCAGTGCAGGCAAATTAATGATCAGTTGCAGGCATATACTTAGGAAGTTTCATTTTAGTGGCGTAACTACTAGGCATTGAATGATATAGGAGGGATTTCGTATGAAGCCCCAAATTTTAATTGCAGGAGCTGGTCCGACTGGCCTTGCCTTAGCATTGAACCTGGCAAAGCAGCAGATACCTTTTAAGATTATCGACAAAGAGGGTGGACCAGGGGAGGCATCAAGGGCTATGGCCGTGATGCCGAGAACGTTGGAATTCTATGATCAATTTGGTTTTGCTGATGAATTCGTAAATGGAGGTATTAAAATTGAGGGAGTTTACCTTCATGTTGAAGGTAAAGAGAAAGCACATCTTGATCTGGGAAAGGTGGGGAAAGGGATAAGCCGTTTCACCTCCCCTTACAGTTTTCCACAAGATGAGCATGAGAAAGTATTGCTGAAGCAGCTTGATCGATATAAGGTGAAGGTGGAATGGAACACGGAACTGCTATCTTTTGAGGAGACCGATGAAGGGGTACTGGCTGTATTGATTTGTAACGGAGAGGAATTCCAGCAAGAATTTCTCTATATAGCTGGGTGTGATGGTGCGAGCAGTGTGGTTCGTCATCAAATGCAGGCAGATTTTCCAGGGGGGACGTATGAGCAGGAATTCTATGTGATGGATATGAAGGCAGAAGGGGCGCCGATTGGCTCTCATCAGTTAGCGATGTGCATGCATGGGGAAGAGTTTGTCGTACTATTGCCTGTTCGCAGTACGGATACGACTAGGGCGATCGGTGTGTTTCCTGATTCTATGACGGCGAGCGCTCAAGAGGTTACGTCTGAAAAAATGGTAGATTTCATGCAGTCAGCTTTCAGAATAAACGTAAAGGAAGTCAATTGGTTCTCCACCTATAAAGTTCATCATCGGGTAGCAGAAGTCTTTCGGAAAGGGAGGGCTTTTCTAGTCGGTGACGCAGCCCATATCCATAGCCCAGCGGGCGGCCAGGGAATGAATACTGGAATTGGCGATGCAATGAATCTTGGCTGGAAACTGGCAGCCGTGGTGCAAGGGAAAGCGAAGCACGAGGTGCTCAAGACGTATGAAACAGAGCGGAAGGCCTTTGCGCAACGTCTAGTAGATACGACTGACCGTGTGTTTACACGAGTAGTCTCTAAAAAAAGGAGTAATCGATTGTTTCGAAAAAGAATTGCTCCTCTTCTGATTCCATTGGTGAATCGATCAGATCGAGCCAGAAGAAGGCTGTTTACGATTCTTTCTCAAACACAGATTGAGTACACAAAGAGCCGGCTGAGCAGGGGAAAAGTCAACGAACTCCAATCCGGTATCCGACTTCCATATAATGGTGAAAACTATGAGGTCTTACGTACGTGGGATTGGCAAGTACATGTCTATGGGGCAGCCAACTCTGAACTCCGGAACTTTTGTCAGGAACGCGGGCTCGCGCTTCATACATTCAAGTATGACTCCGCTGCTGAAAAGCA
This region includes:
- the helD gene encoding RNA polymerase recycling motor HelD; the protein is MSMYDENLQSEKERLMFTKEYMNHLITLQESGQQALKEKQEDTLQKLDFKDSSLRYQEMLTHSSFMKLSKDQLENLKNLRKKPYFARIDFHRKEKHDKEIFYIGKVSLFDRETQLPIILDWRSPLANVYYEGRLGEVSYEAHGEEYEGNVSLKRQYQIEEGELLEFRDIDLTTKDELLQDSLAQNAEHRLTEIVSTIQEEQNRVIRADLRKPIIVQGAAGSGKTTIALHRISYFLYTMRDIFKPEEMLILAPNRLFIQYISEVLPELGVNKAKQTTFSDFVQEVIEVDWPVVSQHDVLMDTIEKTEDGGAPHLLAAGFKGSKAFKQLLDRYIQIVKQTYIVEEDFMLGEFKIKSGASIKRLFLKDFQLFPYEVRVEKIKRVLQSELRRKKKMILEKMASKYDDELDKALFGMKDKAKRKKRVSFLITRKEERLKDLKKQARTAVSRYMKQFPKHKLTALYQAMFEEKTFRSLIEEDSEQMEYLRSMTRRYLQTKRLHSEDLAPLLYMYTFLKGLHADDQMKKVVIDEAQDYSFLEFYSLKKAFQTDLFTIVGDLAQGIYRYRGLRSWDSLNEVFKQPNYLTLQKTYRTTIEIMDLANRLLTLMPEDLPTAEPVVRHGPLPTFIKKKPGWQQTFFNIVNQLSDEGMKSFAIVTKTMKESAEAHCISEIRSLDFKPLNEETEMGERMILPAYLAKGLEFDVVFLYSENQPFTRNELDIKVLYVAMTRPLHRLYMIGKGPEDFLLNHLDQPCYQEHTLFT
- a CDS encoding aldo/keto reductase, which encodes MSLTDTTGLNNGVSMPWVGLGVYKMESGDEVVHAVRSALDLGYRHLDTASFYDNEEGVGQAIKESDLPREELFITTKVWNDEQGYEETLEAFDRSLRKLGLDYLDLYLIHWPIEGMYKATWKALEQLYKQGKVKAIGVSNFMTHHLDDLLKDAEVKPMVNQIEFHPELYQEEIVDYCKQRDIQVEAWSPIGRGTYLDNPILQDLAQKYKKTSAQIILRWDLQHGIVTIPKSTRKVRQQENADLFDFELTADEMGKINSLNKNNRLGPHPDEMGK
- a CDS encoding FAD-dependent monooxygenase, with amino-acid sequence MKPQILIAGAGPTGLALALNLAKQQIPFKIIDKEGGPGEASRAMAVMPRTLEFYDQFGFADEFVNGGIKIEGVYLHVEGKEKAHLDLGKVGKGISRFTSPYSFPQDEHEKVLLKQLDRYKVKVEWNTELLSFEETDEGVLAVLICNGEEFQQEFLYIAGCDGASSVVRHQMQADFPGGTYEQEFYVMDMKAEGAPIGSHQLAMCMHGEEFVVLLPVRSTDTTRAIGVFPDSMTASAQEVTSEKMVDFMQSAFRINVKEVNWFSTYKVHHRVAEVFRKGRAFLVGDAAHIHSPAGGQGMNTGIGDAMNLGWKLAAVVQGKAKHEVLKTYETERKAFAQRLVDTTDRVFTRVVSKKRSNRLFRKRIAPLLIPLVNRSDRARRRLFTILSQTQIEYTKSRLSRGKVNELQSGIRLPYNGENYEVLRTWDWQVHVYGAANSELRNFCQERGLALHTFKYDSAAEKHGFSGGALYLVRPDGHIGFAHPDRDVARLQKYVDDWGIIPFNA